From Planctomycetota bacterium:
GGAGCTCCAGCGTCGGCTCCGCATCGACCCGTCCGGCCAGCGCATTGGCCACGTCCATGCACTGATCCAACCGGTCGGCAATGCCTTGCCGCCCCCACGCCAGCAGCGTCGCGGCCAACGCCATCGCCGGAGCGGCCGACCGACTGCCCTGCACCCCCACGTTCGGCGCAGTCAGATAGCCGGACCCGCGACTGATCAACGCCTGACGCGCCGCGTTACGAAACAAGATCGCCGCCGATTCCTTCGGCTGCCAAAGCCACTTGTGACCGCTGACCGCCAGACTGTCGGCCTGCTCGATCCCGCGTAGCAAGAGACAGTGCGTTTCCGAGAGCATCAGCGGCCCGGCCCACGCCGCATCGACGTGCGTCCAAGCTGCACGACCGACTTCGATCAGCGGATCAATGGCACCGCTGGCGGTTGTGCCCGCCGTGAGTACCAGCACCGCATCCGCTAGGTCCGGCAGATGGTCCGGCCGCAGCCGTCCGAATCGATCGGTGTCCACCATTTCCAACGGCAACGCAAGGATATGGGCAGCCTTGGCCACACTCAGGTGCGCTGCGGCCGAGGCGACCACCCGCCGCGCCCCCGCTTCCCGCGCAGCCCACAGTGCGGTGAGATTCGCCAAGGTCGAGCCAGCGCACAGATGCCCGCCGCCCATGCCGAACACCTCACCGAGCCAGCCAACTACCTGCTCTTCCAGCTCCCGCGCGGCTGGGGCGGTGTCGGGATGCAAGAGGTTCTGGTTGGTCGCCGCAGCCCAAAGGTGCGCCGCCCACGCCACCGGCGGTGTGGGTGGATCCATGTGAGCCAGAAATCCCGCATCACCCAGCCGACGGGCCGCGCGGGTCAATGGGCGTAACGCCGCCAGTGCCGCCGGCTCGCCCCAGCCGATCCGCGGCAGCCGGTTCGGTAGCGTCGGCGGCTGCGTGTTCGGGTCGTGCAAGTCTTCGCCGAGCCAATCGGCGGCGGCGGTGATCAGCGGTTCAGTCGGCATAAGCCATGGTATACTGAGCACGGTGCTAGGCTGGTGCATGCGAATCGTCCTTACCATCACCGGTGCCAGCGGAGCGCGTTACGCACAGCAAACCCTGCGTGGTCTCGTCAGTGCCGGCGTGGAGACGCACGTCATCATTTCCCCGCTCGGGCGACGCTTGCTGCACGACGAACTCGGCATGGCCAAGCCCGACCTCGCCGAACTCGCCGGCACGCAGGATCACGGCGCAACGCTCCACAACTACAACGACACCGGGGCCCTGCCCGCCTCCGGTTCGTTTCTCCACGACGGCATGGCGATCGTCCCGTGTTCGAGCAACACCCTCGCCGAGTGTGCGCATGGGCTGGGTGGCAATCTGATTTCGCGTGCCGCCGCCGTCACGCTCAAGGAGCGCCGCAAGTTGATCATCGTCCACCGCGAGATGCCGCTGAGCCCGCTCGACGTCGACAACTACGCCCACCTCAATCGTGCGGGGGCGATTCTTTGCCCGGCAAATCCAGGGTTTTACTTGAATCCGCGCACGGTCGAGGAAGTCATCGACTTCGTGGCAGGCAAGGTGCTGGACTTGCTCTCCGTCCAGCACAAGTTCGACACGCGGTGGGACCCCGCCGCCGTTCGTCCGCCGGCCCCATGAATCCGGTGCGGGAACCTCCGGTTTACCAACGACGTCACGCATTAAATGCCGTATCCGACCCACGTTGAACAAACCAAAGCCGCAAGCGGAGGACGAACCACCGACGCGTTCGACTCGGCGTCCGGACGTGGTGCCGTGGCGAAATGTCGGTTGGTGGCGACGCCCGCCGATGTTCGTGGCCGTACTGCTGGCGATCGACCTCGTATTAGCGGTGGCTTACGTCCTGACTCGTCGTCTGCGCGAGGATATCCTCTCGATGGACGTGGTCGTGCTCTTCGATCTCGACATCGAGGGCAACATCCCGAGCTGGTGGTCGACAGTGCAACTGGTGTTGGTCGGCATGTTGCTGATCAACTTCGTGGGCATTCAACGCCGTGTAGGCCGGGGTGCGATGTGGGCGGTGATCGCCGCGACCGGGTTCATGTTCCTCTCCCTAGACGAAATGGTCGGCCTGCACGAACGTGTCGCGGCCGCCATCGGGGACACGATCAAGGTCTTTGCCCTTGCCACCGCCGTCCCCTTGCTCATCGGCGTTGCCGTCATCAGCAAGATGGCTTGGCCCGACATCAGCCGCGACCCCCGCGTCCGCACGCTGATCTTCGTCGGCTTCGGCGTGTACATTCTCGGCTTCGCCGTCGTCGACGAGCTGGGCGAGTTCATCGAACGCGACACCCTGCTCTGGCGGATCGAGGTCCTCGTCGAGGAGACGCTCGAGATGGTCGGCGTCTCGATCCTCGCGTGGGCCGCGTGGCTGCTCGGGACGGTCCATCGACTGCGACCCTGCTAAACGCACTGCTAGACTCTTGATGCGATGCACGTCTTCGAGCGTCAGGAAGATCAGTGGCTGCTCATCGGCCGCGACTACGCGATCGGGCCGACCGACATCGACGCCGACGCGGGGATCGTTCGCTTCATCGCCAACGGGCGACGCATCGGCGGGCCCGAGGACGGCGAGGCGTTCACCGACAGCCACGAAGTCGCCCGCGGCCAGACCGTCGAACTCGGGCCCAACATCCTGCTCAACGTCCTCGAAGTTCGGCCCGGCAGCGTCCGGGTGTCGATCCACGCGCCCAAGCACATGACGGTGCTCACCCGTGAAGATGCCGAGCGGCTGTGGGGGCGACCGTGACCGCCGCGACCCTGCCGCAAAAACTCTCGGCGTTCGCCGCCGACATCAAGCTCTCGCACAGCGTCTTCGCGTTGCCGTTCGCCCTGCTCGCGACGTGCCTCGCCGCCGTGCGTAGCGGCGGATTGCACGTCGGGCAGGTGCTGCTGATCCTCCTGTGCATGGTCGCGGCCCGCACCACGGCGATGGGCGCGAACCGGTACTTCGACGCCCGGCTCGACGCGCTCAATCCACGCACCAAGGGACGCGCGATTCCGTCGGGGACGCTCTCGTCGCGGTTCGTCGTCACGGCGATCATCTTCAACGCGGCGTTGTTCCTGCTCGGCTCGGTCGGCTTCGGCGTGTTCTTCGACAACTGGCTGCCGGCCATCCTCGCCCTGCCGGTCATCGCGCTGCTCTGTGCGTACCCGCTGTTCAAACGCTTCTCGGCGTTGTGCCACTATTACCTGGGCCTCGCCCTTGCCATCGCTCCGCCGTGCGCGGAGATCGCCATCGCCGGGTCGGTGACATTGCCGGTGCTGCTCATCGCGGTCGGCGTGCTGTGCTGGACGGCGGGGTTCGACATCATCTATGCCACCGTCGACCGCGGCAGCGACGTCGAGACCGGCGTCCACAGCGTTCCCGCCGCCGTGGGTATCGGACGTGCATTGCTCATCAGCCGGGCGACACACGTCGCCAGCGTCGCGGCCTTCGTCGGCGGGGGACTGGTCAGTGCCGAGCTTTCGACGTTGTACTTCATCGCCGTCGCGATCGCGGCGGTGCTGCTGATCGTGGAGCAGTCGTTGGTAAAGCCGAACGATTTGAGCAAGGTCGGCCTGGCGTTCTTCACGGTCAACGGCGTGATCTCGCTGGTGGTCGGCACGCTGGGCATCATCGACGTGTATGTCGGTTGAGCGGCCGCACGATTTCGCCGATGCCTAAGTCGTATGTCGGCCCCGATGTTGCAAGCCACCCGCGTGATGATCGCGTCGAAGAACGGACGCGAAGCCAAGGCGATCACGGCACTGATGCGCCAGATCGGCTACGAGCCGCGCAGCGTCGCGCCCGAGCAGGCCATGCGCGAGGCACGCACCGACCCGCCCGACATCCTGCTGCTCGACGGCGAGTTGCCACGGACGGCGATGGACACGACGCTGCGCATCCTCGCGCGGCACCCCGACTGCCGGGCGACGGTCATCCTCCTGCTCGGCCCGCCCGACGGCGACAAGATGGCCCTGCAGCGGCTGCGCATGCTCGACGCGTACAACGTGCTTCCCCGGCCGCTGGGCAGCGAAACGCTGGTGACGGTCTTGCGTGAGGCGGCGGACTGGGCAGCGGACCTGCGAGCCACGTTCGGCATTCGCCATCGCAACCAGGCCGCGGGCGCGACCCGCCACGTCGAGGGCTGCAACAGCCTGCTGGTCCGCGATGTCGCCTGCTACTTCCACGAAACCCCGCAGCCCACGCAGCGTTTCATGCTCCGCAGCGGCAAGGTGCGGGCCGACGTCAATCTCTTCGACGTGCCGGTGTACGAGTCGAGCGTCGCCGGCGCGGACTTCGTCGACTTCAACCGCATCGAAACGATCGTCTGCCCGACGTGCGGCTTCGCGAGCAACGATCCGGGCTGGTTCGTCGACCTGAAGGAAGCCGACGCGCAGGATCCGGCCCCCGCAAACATCGTCGATGCCGCCGCGCTGAGTGCGATTGAGGCCGCGACGGAGGAACGGCTCGAACTACTCGGCAAGCCGGACCGTTTGTTCTGGTCCCACGAGCGGTCGGCCGACCAAGCGATCCTCGCCCTGCGCCTTTCCATCGCCAGCGGGATCACGCTTTACAACGCGAACCCCGAGCGATCCGCACGTGTCGCGTTCAACGTGGCCAACGACTACCTCCGCCTGGCCGTACTGCAGGAGCAGGCCGACGAGCCCACGGGCGAGTCGTTCGCCCAGGCACAGCGTTGGCTTCTCGACGCGTACAATCACCTCGAAGGCCCACGACTGACCAAGGCGATGTACCAACTCCTCGCACTGGGCTTGCGAAGCGACAACCCGAAATCGGGCTACGAGTACCTCAAGCAACTCGACTGCCTCCAACGCAAGTCCGCCGGCAGCGACCGAACGTTTGCCGAGCGCTATCTCAATCGCGCCAAGAACATCTGGTCCGACCGCGACTACCTGCAGGCGGCGTGAGATTCACTTCCCGACGCAGAAGCGGCCGAACACCTCGCCGAGGATGTCGTCGGGCGTGACCTTGCCCAAGACGTTGCCGAGACGATCGAGCGCGACACGCACATCGGCGGCGACGAGTTCCTCGATCTCGACGTGATCGACCGCCGCGTCGAGCGCGTCGATGGCGGCGGCGAGTTCATGGCGATGACGTTGGTTGAGCGCGACGGTCGATCGTTCGCGGCTGAAGGCGAGATCGCTCAGTTGTTGGCGTAAGTCGGGCAGGCCGTGGCCGGTGATCCCGCTCACGCCAACACCGTGGCGATCGTGGCCGGTCGTGACGATCAGGTCCGGCTCACGCGGCAGGTCGACGGCGTGGTCGGCTTCGCAGCGCACCTCGACAAGCACGTCCGCCTCCTCGATCGCACGCAACGCCTGGTCGCGCATCTGTTGTTCGATATCGCCGATCGCGTCATCGAGACCGGCAACGTCGCGGACCTCGACGATCCCGGCGGGCAGCGGCAGCTCGACACCGATGACATCGCGGGTGGTGCCGGCAAGGTTCGAGGTCACCACCCGCTCGGCACCGAGCAGCGCATTGATCAGCGTGCTCTTGCCGGCGTTGGGTCGGCCGGCCAGGACGATCGTCGGCGTGTGCGCGAGACGCTCGAGTCGCGGTGCTTCGGCGAGCAGTTCTCGCAAGTCTGCCGACGCCTGCCGGACACGCTCGCGGACTTGCTCGGGCGGCAGGAATGTCACGTCCTCCTCGGAGAAGTCGATGCCGACTTCCGTGAGCGCGAGGGTTTCGGTGAGCAGGTCCATCGTCGGCCGCAGGCGCTGGGCGAGGTCACCGGCGATGAGTTGGCGAGCGGCGCGCAGTTCCGACGCGTTGGTCGCACCGACCGCGGCACCGACTCCCTCGGCTGCATCGAGCGTGAGCTTGCCGTTGAAGAACGCCCGCGCCGTGAACTCGCCCGGCTCCGCCATGCGTGCGCCAGCGTCGAGGCAAGTCGAGAGAATCAGTCGGGCCAGATGCGGGTTGCCAGGGATGTGCAACTCAACCGTGTCCTCGCCTGTCGCCGAGCGCGGGATACGAAACACCAACGCCAGAGCGGCGAAACGCAACCCGTCGACGGTGAGTTGAATGTCGTGGGCGCCGGGGTCAGGCGGGACATTGAGGCGTGTGGCGATGGCGACGGCGTCGTTGCCGCAGAGGCGGACGATCAAACGCGGGGCGTGACCGGTGGCGCTACTGATGGCGACGATGGTGTCGTGATCGATCACGACCGGCTCACTTTTTCTTGCTCTTCTTCTTGGCAGCCTTGAGCTGGGCTTCGCGTTCGGCCTGGAGTTGCTCGGCCTTCTCCTGCAGCCGGGCGAACCAGCCGGCGATGCCGGTCTGCGGCGCGGCAACCGCCGCAGCCCCGCCCTTCTTCGACTTCGGCGTTTCGACGATGTCGACCTCGATCAACTCGTCCTCGTCACCCTCGTGGTACTTCTTGTAATGGGCACGGACGATCTTGGACTCGATGATGCCGATGGTGGTCGAGGTGAGGATGTACAGGTTCAGTCCGCTGGGCGCGGGGTAGAGGAAGATCGGGAAGATGAACGGGAAGATCCGCTTCATCAGCTTCTGCTGCTGCTCCTGCTCGGGCGAGAGCGCGGCGGTCGGCGCCGGCTGGATGTGCATCTGGATCGCAAACACCACGCCCAACAGGATCGGCAGCAGGTTCAACCCGCTGATCGAGAAGTTGAAGAACAGGCACGGCAGGATCACCGGCTCCCACTCGAGCAGGTGATCCGGCTTGGACAAGTCGTCGATCCACGTGAACCCGTACAGGAACGGTGCGTGCCGCAGTTCGAACGTCGTCTGCAGCGACTGGTACAGCGCGATCCAGATCGGCATCTGCAGGAACATCGGCAGGCAGCCCCAGATCGGCGTCATGCCCTGCTTCTTCTGCACCTCCCACGCGGCCTTGGCGTACGCCTCCTTGTCATCGCCGTACTTGTCCTTGAGCTTCTTCATCGCCGGGCCCATCTTCCCCATCTTCATGAGGTTGATCTGGGACCGCTTGGTGATCGGGTGCAGGGCAAGGCGGACGATCGCGACCAGGCCGATGATCGCCAGGCCCCAGTCCGCAAACACCCAGTGCCAGAACCGCAGCAGCGCGTTGAGCAGGTTCACCACCGGGTCGAAGACGCAGAACGTGCAGCCCGTCGGCGCGACCAGCGTCTTCTCGAACCGCATGATCGAGCTGTTGTAGTAGTCGCTCTGCATGAGCGAGCGCAGCTTCGGGCCGAAGTAGACGGTCAGCGGCAGTTCCGACGTGCGACCGGGTTCGATGGTCTTGGTCTTGGTCGTGAAGGTCAGCGCGACCTCGCGGGCCTTGCGATCCTCGACCTCCGGATTGAGCAGCGTCGCCTCGACCGAGGCGAAGGGCTGGGGGATCTGACCCGCCTCGAACTGTGCATCGGTGAGCGTCGGCCGGACCAACGCCTGGAAGTAAATCGTCGAAGCGCCCGCCCAAGTCAGCACCGCGTTGTCGGTCAGCTCCGAACCGAGTGTGACGTTGGGTGCGTCCTCATCGAAGGACTGGATGATCAGCTGCTCGACCTCAAAATCCTCACCCTCGTAAAACCCGGCAACGATCTGCCGATCCGGACGATCCTCGAGTTCTGCCGGCGGCGTGGTCGGGCCGGCGAAGATCAGCGACACCGGCAGGCGGGCATCGGTGTCGTTCTGGATCGTGTAGGTGATCGCCGTCTCGAAGCCGGCGCCTTCGGTGTCACGTGTGGTGAGGGCGATGTCGGTGTAGAGGCGAAGATTTCGACCGCTCTGCGTCGTGACCGATAGGCCGTAGCGGGCGGACGACGCCGTGGACTGATCCAAGCCCCACGTGGCCCCGCTCAGGTCGATGCGCTGGTCCTCGACGACGATGGCCAGCGGCGTGAACGGCCGCGTGACGTCGCCGCCGCCCTCGTAAGCCTTTTCGAAGACGTACGGATCGTCAGCGTCGACGTCCTGGGTGAAACCGTTGAGCACGACCGAATCGATGCCGCCGCCGTGGGGTGTTAGTTCGATGCCCAGGGCATAGGTCTCATCGTCGCGCTCGACCGAGCCAAGCGTGACTGGTGCGGGGGTGCCGACCGGTACGAGTGTTTGATCCGCATTCCCCGCGGCCGGCGTGTCGGTGCCGTCGACCTCGGCGATCGGTCCGATGGGCCGCGTCGTCGGATCGTCCAACTCGGTGGTGTCGCCGGCGACCCGTTCCTCGATCGGCGGCGTCGTCAGGTCGTAGCCCAGCAGCCCGCCGATGAACGTGACGGCCGGGTACCACGCAAACACGAGCACGGCACCGACGATGATCGCAATCAGCAGGCGTTTCTGGTCTGACTCCATGACAGGCGAGCATGGTAGCGCGGCGATCGGGCAACGCCCACGGCTTCAGCCGTGGGTCTGCACCGAGGTTCGGACACGCGGGCATAGCCACGGCCGAACCCGTGGGCGTTATCTGCCATCCATCAGCCGGCTGCCGAGGAAGTTGTCGAGCGCGGGGATCGCCTGGACTTTTTTCGCGACGGCGTCGATGTCGTAGGCGAGGCGGACGAACGTCACCTTCGGCCCCTGATCGTCGCCGCCGCCGGTCTCGTCGAGGAGCACGAAGCTCGCCCGCGGGTCCCGGTCGCGTGGCTGGCCGACGCTGCCGACGTTCACCACCGCCTTCTCCCCCGCCGGCACGAACGTCAACTCCAGCTCATCCGGCGAGTAAAAATCCGGACCCTCCAGAAACACCCCCGGCACGTGCGTGTGCCCACAGAAGCACAGCGTCTCGAAGCGGTCGAAAATGCTCGGAAACTTGCCGGGATTGGTGTAGATGTCGTCGGGGAAGATGTACTCATTGATCGGCCGACGCGGCGAGGCGTGGACGGCCATGAACAGCGGCGCGTCCTCCTCGTCGAGCTTGTACTCGTGACGCACGGGCAGTCGGCTCAGCGCCTCCCAGCGCCGCTTGCGGCGATCGTCGTCCTCATCCAGCTCGAACTGCCGACGCGTCCAGAAGCAGGCCGACTCCGCTCCGCTGTTGAAGTTGTACGGCTCATACAGCACAGCGAAGTCGTGGTTGCCCATCAGCACCGTGTCACAGCGGCGGATC
This genomic window contains:
- a CDS encoding pyridoxal-dependent decarboxylase — its product is MPTEPLITAAADWLGEDLHDPNTQPPTLPNRLPRIGWGEPAALAALRPLTRAARRLGDAGFLAHMDPPTPPVAWAAHLWAAATNQNLLHPDTAPAARELEEQVVGWLGEVFGMGGGHLCAGSTLANLTALWAAREAGARRVVASAAAHLSVAKAAHILALPLEMVDTDRFGRLRPDHLPDLADAVLVLTAGTTASGAIDPLIEVGRAAWTHVDAAWAGPLMLSETHCLLLRGIEQADSLAVSGHKWLWQPKESAAILFRNAARQALISRGSGYLTAPNVGVQGSRSAAPAMALAATLLAWGRQGIADRLDQCMDVANALAGRVDAEPTLELRHAPQTGVVLWRRRDQDPALTRQHLQGAFVSFAVVDGEPWLRSVAAHPEADPMRVVDAVLAA
- a CDS encoding UbiX family flavin prenyltransferase, which encodes MRIVLTITGASGARYAQQTLRGLVSAGVETHVIISPLGRRLLHDELGMAKPDLAELAGTQDHGATLHNYNDTGALPASGSFLHDGMAIVPCSSNTLAECAHGLGGNLISRAAAVTLKERRKLIIVHREMPLSPLDVDNYAHLNRAGAILCPANPGFYLNPRTVEEVIDFVAGKVLDLLSVQHKFDTRWDPAAVRPPAP
- a CDS encoding carbon storage regulator, producing MHVFERQEDQWLLIGRDYAIGPTDIDADAGIVRFIANGRRIGGPEDGEAFTDSHEVARGQTVELGPNILLNVLEVRPGSVRVSIHAPKHMTVLTREDAERLWGRP
- a CDS encoding 4-hydroxybenzoate octaprenyltransferase produces the protein MTAATLPQKLSAFAADIKLSHSVFALPFALLATCLAAVRSGGLHVGQVLLILLCMVAARTTAMGANRYFDARLDALNPRTKGRAIPSGTLSSRFVVTAIIFNAALFLLGSVGFGVFFDNWLPAILALPVIALLCAYPLFKRFSALCHYYLGLALAIAPPCAEIAIAGSVTLPVLLIAVGVLCWTAGFDIIYATVDRGSDVETGVHSVPAAVGIGRALLISRATHVASVAAFVGGGLVSAELSTLYFIAVAIAAVLLIVEQSLVKPNDLSKVGLAFFTVNGVISLVVGTLGIIDVYVG
- a CDS encoding GTPase gives rise to the protein MIDHDTIVAISSATGHAPRLIVRLCGNDAVAIATRLNVPPDPGAHDIQLTVDGLRFAALALVFRIPRSATGEDTVELHIPGNPHLARLILSTCLDAGARMAEPGEFTARAFFNGKLTLDAAEGVGAAVGATNASELRAARQLIAGDLAQRLRPTMDLLTETLALTEVGIDFSEEDVTFLPPEQVRERVRQASADLRELLAEAPRLERLAHTPTIVLAGRPNAGKSTLINALLGAERVVTSNLAGTTRDVIGVELPLPAGIVEVRDVAGLDDAIGDIEQQMRDQALRAIEEADVLVEVRCEADHAVDLPREPDLIVTTGHDRHGVGVSGITGHGLPDLRQQLSDLAFSRERSTVALNQRHRHELAAAIDALDAAVDHVEIEELVAADVRVALDRLGNVLGKVTPDDILGEVFGRFCVGK
- the yidC gene encoding membrane protein insertase YidC — translated: MESDQKRLLIAIIVGAVLVFAWYPAVTFIGGLLGYDLTTPPIEERVAGDTTELDDPTTRPIGPIAEVDGTDTPAAGNADQTLVPVGTPAPVTLGSVERDDETYALGIELTPHGGGIDSVVLNGFTQDVDADDPYVFEKAYEGGGDVTRPFTPLAIVVEDQRIDLSGATWGLDQSTASSARYGLSVTTQSGRNLRLYTDIALTTRDTEGAGFETAITYTIQNDTDARLPVSLIFAGPTTPPAELEDRPDRQIVAGFYEGEDFEVEQLIIQSFDEDAPNVTLGSELTDNAVLTWAGASTIYFQALVRPTLTDAQFEAGQIPQPFASVEATLLNPEVEDRKAREVALTFTTKTKTIEPGRTSELPLTVYFGPKLRSLMQSDYYNSSIMRFEKTLVAPTGCTFCVFDPVVNLLNALLRFWHWVFADWGLAIIGLVAIVRLALHPITKRSQINLMKMGKMGPAMKKLKDKYGDDKEAYAKAAWEVQKKQGMTPIWGCLPMFLQMPIWIALYQSLQTTFELRHAPFLYGFTWIDDLSKPDHLLEWEPVILPCLFFNFSISGLNLLPILLGVVFAIQMHIQPAPTAALSPEQEQQQKLMKRIFPFIFPIFLYPAPSGLNLYILTSTTIGIIESKIVRAHYKKYHEGDEDELIEVDIVETPKSKKGGAAAVAAPQTGIAGWFARLQEKAEQLQAEREAQLKAAKKKSKKK
- a CDS encoding metallophosphoesterase family protein — encoded protein: MIAIISDIHGNLEALTTVLAEIDRRGVDRIVCLGDVIGYGPNPVECLDTVIRRCDTVLMGNHDFAVLYEPYNFNSGAESACFWTRRQFELDEDDDRRKRRWEALSRLPVRHEYKLDEEDAPLFMAVHASPRRPINEYIFPDDIYTNPGKFPSIFDRFETLCFCGHTHVPGVFLEGPDFYSPDELELTFVPAGEKAVVNVGSVGQPRDRDPRASFVLLDETGGGDDQGPKVTFVRLAYDIDAVAKKVQAIPALDNFLGSRLMDGR